A segment of the Gossypium hirsutum isolate 1008001.06 chromosome D10, Gossypium_hirsutum_v2.1, whole genome shotgun sequence genome:
GAATAGTTTAATGATAATGGTTTTATTGATTTTTGGAGTGTTTTTGCGACAATGAGATGAATATGAATACGGATCCATTTAGGTTGGGTCTGTTTGggaatttaaaatgtttttcatttgtttgatTATTGTATGAGCTATTTGAATTCCAACTAAATACATCAGAGACAACATAAATCTATGCGAGTGTGGGACTTTGAAGATTCTTGTTCATGTTGTGTGCATTTCAGCATGGCCCTTTGAAGCTGCAACCATCAAACCAACTCTCTTTATCGTCATTCATCATCACCCTTTAACCCACTCAAGGGTATATAAAGCAAGCTATCTAACATGTTGCCTTTgatttttaactaaatttaagAGAGAAAATATGGGAGCATTTTGGATATAATGAGATAAAAGAGATACCTAATCCAAGAGTCTCCGAACTTTTCATTATCCTTAGTCTCAAACATGAATCGGTAAACATCCTGAGTAACACACTGTATTTAGTAAGTCTAACATTTTCCgaactatattttaatttgagtttCTATTAAAAACCAATCTAAATTTAATTTATGTCAACTCAAAATTGAGTGAATGTTatctataatatatttaaaaaattatattctatacttatattcaaatatattatATGAGAAACCCAAaccttaataataaaaatttcatcaatctaattatcacatatataatataatttaaaatttgagttgtatCTTAACTTTAATATTTAAAGCACAAACCTTAAATAAACCTGTTATCTAATtatatcacatatatattatataagtgGTTGATATAAACCTATTTTTCtcttcatatatattatataaaatcaacaaacgttaaattaaaaaaaatactttagttGTGTTAATGATATCAAATCTTTAATTTATccgtaaataataataataaaaagtaacgttttaaaattattttaaagaataatataagagctaaattaatttgtttaaaatgaGTTTAGCCAAAATTTAATGTTAAATGGGATTATCAAAAAAATGGTATGCTATGGTACATAGGGATAGGAGGGCATAGGAGAGCAGTTACCGCCATGGAACATCGCCGACAAGCATCCAATCACCGTCCTTGTCTTCATATGTCACCACATATTCACATCCTATTGCTACCCCTTTCCCACTGCACTCCCCTGAAATGAAAACCACACTCACTCTTAGTTACCCAAAAtattttatgtatgtatgtgaGGGAATGGGGAAGTTTACCGATTGTAAAACAGCTGAATATCCTCTCCAAAGCTGAAGAGAGTTCCATGTAGTTATTGTAGGTTTTGAGATCGACATTTCTCAAGTATGGTGCTCCATCCATGCTCACTTTTACATACAGGCGACCGCCATCACCACTAGTCTCATCACTCTTCTTTGCGAAATTGGAGGCCTTTTTATTCTTCTGGAATGATCCAACTGGTCGCCATCCTACCAACTCAGCCCTGTTTCATTAATCTCCCTCAATAAAATTGATGTACAAATATAATCTAACCAGCTCTGTTTTCAAGTGAATCACCCAAAGAATGTACATTGAAAAGGCCAAAAAGAAGAAAACGAAACAGGGTTTTGAAGATGAACATACTTTGTAGATGCACTAACATGGTCATTTGCAGGAGGAACAAGATTCTTCTCATCACATGGGAAAACCCATTTCTCATTAGGCCCATCAATGGCATATGAGAAATCCCTTTTAGCTCCAGACCCCAACTTCTTCAAAGGGGTAACACCAAAACCATTACTTGTATCGTTACTCTCTAAATCAGGAGAGTGAGAACCTGGTAAGCCAAGCCTCAGCTCAGTTCGTTTGAGATTGAGACTTGTTTTTCTGGTTTTGTCTTCAATGGACTCAACTGAAGAGGAAGATATCTTCTCAGAGCTTTCCATTGAACAAGTCTCTGCGAAGCGTAAGTACTCATGTTCCAAAGGTGTACACATTAAAGTTTAAAAGAACCCTCTCTTATTAGTTTTCCCGGTGAAAGAACGAAACATTTTGGTTCATTATAATTATTCACGGGGATAAAAAGAAAGAACTGAATCAAGACATAAAGGGTTACCATCTTTTACCAAACAAAGAACAGCAAAAATTTGGCAGGCTCTGTAGATTTTTGCTGGTATTTTTCAGCTTTTGGATTTCTCAGCAGACATGCAACCCATAAGCCAACAAGGTTGATTATTATATCCCATGTTCTTTGATTTCGTTTGCACTGCTGCACTCTGTATAGAATTCAATTATTGGCCAAAACAGTACCATTA
Coding sequences within it:
- the LOC107913897 gene encoding auxin-induced protein 22D isoform X2 codes for the protein MCTPLEHEYLRFAETCSMESSEKISSSSVESIEDKTRKTSLNLKRTELRLGLPGSHSPDLESNDTSNGFGVTPLKKLGSGAKRDFSYAIDGPNEKWVFPCDEKNLVPPANDHVSASTKAELVGWRPVGSFQKNKKASNFAKKSDETSGDGGRLYVKVSMDGAPYLRNVDLKTYNNYMELSSALERIFSCFTIGECSGKGVAIGCEYVVTYEDKDGDWMLVGDVPWRMFTDSCLRLRIMKSSETLGLASKGHAEMHTT
- the LOC107913897 gene encoding auxin-induced protein 22D isoform X1, whose product is MCTPLEHEYLRFAETCSMESSEKISSSSVESIEDKTRKTSLNLKRTELRLGLPGSHSPDLESNDTSNGFGVTPLKKLGSGAKRDFSYAIDGPNEKWVFPCDEKNLVPPANDHVSASTKAELVGWRPVGSFQKNKKASNFAKKSDETSGDGGRLYVKVSMDGAPYLRNVDLKTYNNYMELSSALERIFSCFTIGECSGKGVAIGCEYVVTYEDKDGDWMLVGDVPWRMFTDSCLRLRIMKSSETLGLGISFISLYPKCSHIFSLKFS